In one window of Rhizobium oryzihabitans DNA:
- the gguA gene encoding sugar ABC transporter ATP-binding protein GguA, with protein sequence MANTILEMRNITKTFPGVKALENVNLKVKEGEIHALVGENGAGKSTLMKVLSGVYPAGTYEGEIHYEGAVRNFRAINDSEDIGIIIIHQELALVPLLSIAENIFLGNEVASNGVISWQQTFNRTRELLKKVGLKESPETLITDIGVGKQQLVEIAKALSKSVKLLILDEPTASLNESDSEALLNLLMEFRKQGMTSIIITHKLNEVRKVADQITVLRDGMTVKTLDCHQEEISEDVIIRNMVGRDLEDRYPPRDVPIGETILEVKNWNAYHQQHRDRQVLHDINVTVRKGEVVGIAGLMGAGRTEFAMSVFGKSYGHKISGEVRIHGKPVDVSTVRKAIDAGLAYVTEDRKHLGLVLNDNILHNTTLANLAGVSKASVIDDIKEMKVASDFRTRLRIRSSGIFQETVNLSGGNQQKVVLSKWLFSDPDVLILDEPTRGIDVGAKYEIYTIINQLAADGKGVLMISSEMPELLGNCDRIYVMNEGRIVAELPKGEASQESIMRAIMRSGEKNS encoded by the coding sequence ATGGCCAATACCATTCTCGAAATGCGGAACATCACCAAGACGTTTCCGGGCGTGAAAGCGCTTGAGAACGTCAACCTCAAGGTTAAAGAGGGTGAGATCCACGCACTCGTCGGTGAGAACGGCGCGGGGAAGTCGACCTTGATGAAGGTCCTTTCCGGTGTTTATCCCGCCGGCACCTATGAGGGCGAAATCCATTATGAAGGCGCAGTGCGGAATTTTCGCGCCATCAACGACAGTGAAGATATTGGTATCATCATCATTCACCAGGAGCTTGCGCTTGTGCCGCTCCTGTCGATTGCGGAAAACATCTTCCTTGGCAACGAGGTCGCCTCGAACGGCGTCATCAGCTGGCAGCAGACCTTCAACCGCACCCGCGAACTTTTAAAGAAGGTGGGCCTGAAGGAATCGCCGGAGACGCTGATCACCGATATCGGCGTTGGCAAGCAGCAGCTGGTCGAAATCGCCAAGGCGCTGTCGAAAAGCGTGAAGCTGCTCATTCTCGATGAGCCGACCGCCTCGCTCAACGAAAGCGATTCCGAGGCGCTGCTCAACCTGTTGATGGAATTCCGCAAGCAGGGCATGACGTCGATCATCATCACCCACAAGCTCAACGAAGTGCGCAAGGTGGCCGACCAGATCACCGTGCTGCGCGACGGCATGACGGTGAAGACGCTCGACTGTCATCAGGAAGAAATCAGCGAGGATGTCATCATCCGCAACATGGTGGGACGCGATCTGGAAGATCGTTATCCGCCGCGCGATGTGCCGATCGGCGAGACCATTCTCGAAGTGAAAAACTGGAACGCCTATCACCAGCAGCACCGCGACAGGCAGGTCCTGCACGACATCAATGTCACGGTGCGCAAGGGCGAAGTCGTCGGCATTGCCGGGCTGATGGGAGCAGGGCGCACCGAATTCGCGATGAGCGTCTTCGGCAAGTCCTATGGCCACAAGATCAGCGGTGAAGTGCGGATCCATGGCAAGCCGGTGGATGTCAGCACCGTGCGCAAGGCGATCGACGCCGGTCTTGCCTATGTGACCGAGGACCGCAAGCATCTCGGTCTCGTGCTCAACGACAACATTCTGCACAACACCACGCTTGCCAATCTGGCCGGCGTGTCGAAGGCCAGCGTCATCGACGACATCAAGGAAATGAAGGTGGCGAGCGATTTCCGCACACGCCTTCGCATCCGCTCTTCCGGCATCTTTCAGGAAACGGTCAATCTTTCGGGTGGCAACCAGCAGAAGGTTGTGCTCTCCAAGTGGCTGTTCTCAGATCCCGACGTGCTGATCCTCGACGAGCCGACACGCGGTATCGACGTCGGCGCGAAATATGAAATCTACACCATCATCAACCAGCTCGCTGCCGACGGCAAAGGCGTTCTGATGATATCATCGGAAATGCCCGAACTGCTCGGCAATTGCGACCGCATCTACGTCATGAACGAAGGCCGCATCGTCGCTGAACTGCCGAAGGGAGAGGCGAGCCAGGAAAGCATCATGCGCGCTATCATGCGCTCAGGGGAGAAGAACTCATGA
- the chvE gene encoding sugar ABC transporter substrate-binding protein ChvE: protein MKSIISLMAACAIGAASFAAPAFAQDKGSVGIAMPTKSSARWIDDGNNIVKQLEEAGYKTDLQYADDDIPNQLSQIENMVTKGVKVLVIASIDGTTLSDVLKQAGEQGIKVIAYDRLIRNSGDVSYYATFDNFQVGVLQATSITDKLGLKDGKGPFNIELFGGSPDDNNAFFFYDGAMSVLQPYIDSGKLVVKSGQTGMDKVGTLRWDPATAQARMDNLLSAYYTDAKVDAVLSPYDGLSIGIISSLKGVGYGSKDQPLPVVSGQDAEVPSVKSIIAGEQYSTIFKDTRELAKVTVNMVNAVLQGKEPEVNDTKTYENGVKVVPSYLLKPVAVTKENYKQVLVDGGYYKEDQLK, encoded by the coding sequence ATGAAGTCCATTATTTCGCTGATGGCGGCTTGTGCCATCGGTGCTGCTTCCTTCGCAGCGCCGGCTTTCGCGCAGGACAAGGGTTCCGTTGGCATTGCCATGCCGACAAAATCTTCCGCGCGCTGGATCGATGACGGCAACAACATCGTCAAGCAGCTCGAGGAAGCCGGTTACAAGACCGACCTGCAATATGCCGATGACGATATTCCGAACCAGCTTTCCCAGATCGAAAACATGGTCACCAAGGGCGTCAAGGTCCTCGTGATCGCATCGATCGACGGCACGACGCTGTCGGACGTTCTGAAGCAGGCCGGCGAGCAGGGCATCAAGGTCATCGCTTATGACCGTCTTATCCGCAACAGCGGCGATGTCAGCTACTACGCAACCTTCGACAACTTCCAGGTTGGCGTTCTGCAGGCGACTTCGATCACCGACAAGCTTGGCCTGAAGGACGGCAAGGGTCCGTTCAACATCGAGCTGTTCGGCGGTTCTCCTGATGATAACAACGCCTTCTTCTTCTATGACGGCGCTATGTCTGTTCTCCAGCCTTACATCGACAGCGGCAAGCTGGTCGTAAAGTCCGGCCAGACCGGCATGGACAAGGTCGGTACGCTGCGCTGGGATCCGGCAACGGCCCAGGCTCGTATGGATAACCTGCTGTCGGCCTACTACACCGACGCCAAGGTTGACGCCGTTCTGTCGCCTTACGACGGTCTGTCCATCGGCATCATCTCCTCGCTGAAGGGCGTCGGTTACGGCTCGAAGGACCAGCCGCTGCCGGTCGTTTCGGGTCAGGATGCCGAAGTTCCCTCTGTCAAGTCGATCATTGCCGGCGAACAGTACTCCACCATCTTCAAGGACACTCGCGAACTTGCGAAGGTTACCGTCAACATGGTGAACGCCGTTCTGCAGGGCAAGGAGCCTGAGGTAAACGACACCAAGACCTATGAAAATGGCGTCAAGGTCGTTCCGTCCTACCTCCTGAAGCCGGTTGCCGTGACCAAGGAGAACTACAAGCAGGTTCTCGTTGACGGCGGTTATTACAAAGAAGACCAGCTGAAATAA